A single genomic interval of Armigeres subalbatus isolate Guangzhou_Male chromosome 1, GZ_Asu_2, whole genome shotgun sequence harbors:
- the LOC134205304 gene encoding small ribosomal subunit protein uS14 encodes MGFADLWYSHPRKYGQGSRFCRACSNNHGMIRKYGLNICRQCFREYAKDIGFRKLD; translated from the exons ATGGGTTTCGCCGATCTCTGGTATTCGCATCCTCGTAAATATGGTCAGGGCTCCCGTTTCTG TCGGGCCTGCTCCAACAACCACGGAATGATCCGCAAGTACGGTCTCAATATTTGCCGTCAGTGCTTCAGAGAATACGCCAAGGATATCGGCTTCCGGAAG cTGGATTAA